The following are encoded together in the Methylomonas methanica MC09 genome:
- a CDS encoding ABC transporter permease gives MNRFKLALRLLKRDGRSGELTLLVLALLIAVASATTISLFADRLHRTLTVQAAEFLAGDLVLTSSTPIEDVWLLRAEALNLTQSQTAEFSSVLLENDQMLLAAIKAVSQGYPLRGFLKTQETEGGTENRVVHGPEPGTVWVEKRILSALNLQLGDMLTVGEKPLRLTRILTYEPDKRGDFYSFSPRAIINQADLPATGVIQPGSHVHYFYQYIGEETRLGALKKWLKPRLNPSQRILDIHEDRPELGSALSRAERYLGLSSIVVILIAGVAIAMAAGRYTERHFNASALLRCLGCKQREILWLYTVQFLVLGALASGIGCLLGWLGQLGLFYVLKPLLPQQLANPGLLAVVFGFITGMAILLGFALPPLLRLQKVSPLRVLRRDLEPLPAKAWLIYGLAISIMTVLIWRYSNDWRMTASIIGIGLLTLLVLGLLVTGLLKLLRPLLPKLGLTWRFGVQGLLRNSRASVSQILAFSITLAAMSLSFTVRSDLIDQWQQQLPEHAPNHFALNIIPAQQPAFAQDLLRAGIDSSAFYPVVRGRLVEINTEPVQKRVSKDSQGEAAIHRELSLTWASAIPEDNTITAGEAWSADQAGWVSVEQKLAENLGIKVGDNLLFTIGSAQVSARVANIRSLQWDTMKPNFYMIFSPGTLNDFPTTYLTSFYLPDSRKNFLNQLLRTYPATTILEVDQILKQFKTILMQLTQAIDLLLYFALAAGFTVLFAAVYATLDDRIQQGALLRTLGARRGWLRKTHLVEFGFMGTLAGVLAAIMFQAILYVLYSRVMHIPYGLSWLPAGILVATGVLSIGLTGYWGVRQVVNQSPMRVLRRL, from the coding sequence ATGAACCGCTTTAAATTGGCGTTACGCCTGCTGAAACGGGATGGCCGTTCAGGCGAATTGACCTTGTTGGTGCTGGCGTTGCTGATCGCTGTCGCCAGTGCCACCACGATTTCGCTGTTTGCGGATCGGTTGCATCGTACCTTGACGGTTCAGGCGGCCGAATTTCTAGCGGGCGATCTGGTGCTGACCAGCTCAACGCCGATCGAGGATGTGTGGCTGCTGCGGGCTGAGGCCTTAAATTTGACGCAATCGCAAACCGCCGAATTCAGCAGCGTATTGCTGGAAAACGACCAGATGCTGTTGGCGGCTATTAAAGCCGTCAGTCAGGGTTACCCGTTGCGGGGGTTTCTAAAAACACAGGAAACCGAAGGCGGTACTGAAAACCGAGTCGTGCATGGACCGGAGCCGGGAACGGTCTGGGTGGAAAAACGCATCTTGTCGGCGCTGAACTTACAGTTAGGGGATATGCTGACCGTCGGCGAAAAACCCTTACGGTTAACCCGTATCCTGACTTACGAACCGGACAAACGCGGGGATTTTTACAGTTTTTCGCCGCGGGCGATTATCAACCAAGCGGATTTGCCGGCCACGGGCGTGATTCAGCCGGGCAGTCATGTGCATTATTTTTATCAGTATATCGGTGAGGAAACCCGGCTGGGCGCACTTAAAAAATGGTTAAAACCGCGGCTGAATCCGTCCCAGCGGATTTTGGACATTCACGAAGACCGACCGGAACTGGGTTCTGCTTTAAGCAGAGCGGAACGCTATCTGGGTTTATCCAGCATCGTGGTAATTTTGATCGCCGGTGTGGCTATTGCCATGGCGGCCGGCCGTTATACCGAACGGCATTTCAATGCATCTGCCTTGTTGCGTTGTTTGGGCTGTAAACAACGGGAAATCCTTTGGTTATATACCGTGCAGTTTTTGGTGTTGGGCGCACTGGCCAGCGGCATTGGTTGTTTGTTGGGTTGGCTGGGGCAGTTGGGCTTGTTTTATGTGTTAAAGCCCTTGTTGCCGCAACAGCTTGCTAATCCGGGCTTATTGGCCGTGGTATTCGGTTTTATCACCGGGATGGCGATACTACTGGGTTTCGCCTTGCCGCCATTGTTGCGCTTGCAAAAGGTTTCGCCGCTGCGGGTGCTGCGGCGGGATCTTGAGCCGTTGCCGGCCAAGGCCTGGCTGATTTACGGCTTGGCCATTTCGATTATGACGGTGTTGATCTGGCGCTATAGCAACGACTGGCGAATGACGGCCAGTATCATCGGTATTGGCCTGTTGACCTTGCTGGTGTTGGGCTTGCTGGTTACCGGCCTGCTGAAATTACTGCGTCCATTGCTGCCCAAACTGGGGCTGACTTGGCGGTTTGGCGTGCAAGGCTTGTTGCGTAACAGCCGTGCCAGCGTCAGTCAGATTCTGGCCTTCAGTATCACGCTGGCGGCGATGAGTTTGAGCTTCACGGTGCGTAGCGACTTAATCGATCAATGGCAGCAACAATTGCCGGAACATGCCCCCAATCATTTTGCCCTGAATATTATCCCGGCTCAGCAGCCGGCTTTTGCGCAAGACTTATTGCGGGCCGGTATCGATAGCAGCGCATTTTATCCTGTGGTCAGGGGGCGACTGGTCGAGATCAACACCGAGCCGGTGCAGAAACGAGTCAGCAAGGATAGTCAGGGTGAAGCGGCCATTCACCGCGAATTGAGCCTGACCTGGGCGTCGGCGATTCCGGAGGATAATACCATCACCGCAGGCGAAGCTTGGTCGGCGGATCAAGCCGGCTGGGTATCGGTGGAACAAAAGCTGGCGGAAAATCTGGGTATCAAAGTGGGGGACAATTTGCTGTTTACCATCGGCAGCGCCCAAGTCAGCGCCCGGGTTGCCAATATCCGCAGTCTGCAATGGGACACCATGAAGCCCAATTTTTACATGATTTTTTCACCGGGCACGCTGAATGATTTTCCAACCACTTATCTGACCAGCTTTTATTTGCCGGATAGCCGGAAAAATTTTTTGAATCAATTGCTGAGAACCTATCCGGCCACGACCATTCTGGAAGTGGATCAAATTTTAAAACAATTTAAAACCATACTCATGCAATTGACCCAGGCCATCGACCTACTGCTGTACTTTGCTTTGGCGGCCGGTTTTACCGTATTGTTTGCGGCGGTTTACGCCACTTTGGACGACAGGATACAGCAGGGCGCATTGCTGCGTACTTTGGGGGCGCGGCGCGGCTGGCTCAGAAAAACGCATTTGGTCGAATTCGGTTTTATGGGGACTTTGGCCGGCGTATTGGCGGCGATCATGTTTCAGGCGATTTTGTACGTGTTGTATAGCCGAGTTATGCATATTCCGTATGGTTTATCCTGGTTGCCGGCTGGGATATTGGTGGCTACGGGCGTGTTATCGATTGGCCTTACCGGGTATTGGGGCGTCCGCCAAGTCGTCAATCAATCTCCGATGCGAGTACTGCGTCGTTTGTAA
- a CDS encoding sigma-54 interaction domain-containing protein: MPQSVFKLESLLETHEQPFMVISADLHVLAVNQAWEAAFGIARETQIGKPCCEQQGVCRHQRLFQTLEPYSGIFEAEGRGKDKKLLNVRGYPLLDADGRLYLGESQSLLHKKSDEIHQAGMVGKSESFLILKTKLQQAAGIQAPVLLLGETGTGKELAAEFVHRHSQHAQGEFVIADCTVFGDDLFESELFGHEKGAFTGAASSKKGLFELADNGTLFLDEIGELPVSQQAKLLRALESGQFRRVGGTTTLRANVRVLCATHRNLADMVRQGRFREDLFYRLSVFPIDIPPLRDRKQDIPLLVDHFLKQFGQLKGQHLTISREGLIKLIQHGWPGNIRELKNCLHLASGLCGGGIIQPADIHFMRMIGEQAESLASGSADVPPVHLENAENMTPLEQYEASFIGSLIRKYQGNRKLIAAEMNISERTLYRKLNRLNLN; encoded by the coding sequence ATGCCGCAAAGTGTTTTTAAACTTGAATCGTTGCTGGAAACCCATGAACAGCCTTTCATGGTGATTAGTGCCGATTTACACGTATTGGCGGTCAATCAAGCCTGGGAAGCGGCGTTTGGTATTGCCCGTGAAACTCAAATCGGCAAGCCGTGTTGCGAGCAGCAAGGCGTTTGCCGGCATCAACGCTTGTTTCAAACCCTTGAGCCTTACTCAGGTATTTTCGAGGCTGAAGGGCGGGGCAAGGATAAAAAACTGCTGAATGTGCGCGGTTATCCGTTGTTGGACGCCGATGGGCGTTTGTATTTGGGCGAGTCTCAGAGTCTTTTACATAAGAAGAGCGACGAAATCCATCAGGCCGGGATGGTGGGGAAAAGCGAGTCGTTTTTAATATTGAAAACCAAATTGCAGCAGGCGGCCGGTATTCAGGCGCCCGTTTTATTATTGGGTGAAACCGGTACTGGCAAGGAACTTGCTGCTGAGTTTGTTCATCGTCACTCGCAGCATGCGCAGGGCGAGTTTGTAATTGCCGATTGCACAGTGTTTGGCGACGATTTATTTGAAAGCGAATTATTCGGCCATGAAAAAGGCGCTTTTACCGGCGCGGCTTCCAGCAAGAAAGGTTTGTTCGAATTGGCGGACAACGGGACTTTGTTTCTGGACGAAATCGGCGAGTTACCTGTTTCGCAACAAGCCAAATTATTACGCGCCTTGGAAAGCGGACAGTTTCGAAGGGTAGGGGGCACTACGACGCTCAGAGCCAATGTCAGAGTGTTGTGTGCAACCCATAGGAATTTGGCGGACATGGTACGGCAGGGGCGGTTTCGGGAAGATTTGTTTTATCGGCTGTCGGTGTTTCCGATCGATATTCCGCCGTTGCGCGACCGTAAACAGGATATACCGCTGTTGGTAGACCATTTTTTAAAACAATTCGGCCAGTTAAAAGGCCAGCATTTGACGATAAGTCGCGAGGGTTTAATCAAATTGATACAACATGGCTGGCCAGGCAATATCCGCGAATTAAAAAACTGTCTACATTTAGCCAGTGGCTTGTGTGGCGGCGGCATTATTCAGCCGGCGGATATCCATTTCATGCGTATGATAGGTGAACAGGCTGAGTCGTTAGCCTCCGGTTCGGCCGATGTGCCGCCGGTCCATTTGGAAAACGCCGAAAACATGACGCCGCTGGAACAATATGAAGCCAGTTTCATCGGTAGTTTGATCAGAAAATACCAAGGAAACCGCAAGTTAATTGCCGCCGAAATGAATATCAGCGAAAGAACCTTATACCGCAAGCTTAATCGGCTTAATCTGAACTAG
- a CDS encoding HDOD domain-containing protein, which yields MQSSLFNWTLNAINPQNNGFTPPMDMREAISSIRALPPLPGSAVRIINLISDPKADVDKLAEIIEMDPLLAAQIIRWSTSSLYGYRGKISSVRDAIVRVLGFNFVLDLALGLAVLAPLRAPKAGVIGTRMFWIHALASALLMKKLAQKMPADFNLNAQEVFLAALLHNIGFPLLGHQFPGEFDYLSKLINANPSLSIYNLETFAFGVNHTQIGAWLMSAWSLPRLITDVVYHHHNPFYRGEHCQLTLLTYLNDYLLGQIGIGDAANQTCPEDLWNVLSLEPATGLEIIDSLQDEIVAITDMADMLTQ from the coding sequence ATGCAGTCATCGTTATTCAACTGGACGCTTAACGCAATTAATCCACAAAATAATGGGTTTACCCCGCCCATGGATATGCGCGAGGCTATTTCCAGTATTAGAGCGTTGCCGCCATTGCCGGGTAGTGCGGTACGCATCATCAATTTGATTTCGGATCCCAAGGCCGACGTAGACAAACTGGCTGAAATTATCGAAATGGATCCGTTGCTGGCCGCGCAAATTATTCGCTGGTCGACTTCGTCGCTATACGGCTATCGCGGCAAAATTTCCAGCGTGCGCGACGCGATAGTGCGCGTGCTCGGATTTAACTTTGTGCTGGATCTGGCATTAGGGCTGGCGGTGTTGGCACCCTTGCGGGCGCCAAAAGCAGGGGTAATTGGTACCCGGATGTTCTGGATTCATGCACTGGCCAGTGCCTTGCTAATGAAGAAACTGGCGCAAAAAATGCCGGCCGATTTCAATCTCAATGCGCAAGAGGTGTTTCTGGCGGCCTTATTGCACAATATCGGCTTTCCGTTGCTGGGACACCAATTTCCCGGTGAATTCGATTATTTAAGTAAATTAATCAATGCCAACCCCAGTTTATCGATTTATAACCTGGAAACCTTTGCTTTTGGGGTCAATCATACTCAAATCGGTGCCTGGCTGATGAGCGCATGGTCGCTGCCGCGGCTGATAACCGATGTCGTCTATCATCACCATAATCCCTTTTACCGGGGAGAGCATTGTCAGTTAACGCTGCTGACCTATCTGAACGACTATCTGTTGGGTCAGATTGGGATCGGTGACGCAGCCAATCAAACTTGTCCTGAAGACCTCTGGAACGTTTTATCCTTGGAGCCGGCCACAGGACTGGAAATCATCGATAGTCTGCAAGATGAAATCGTCGCCATTACCGATATGGCTGATATGCTTACCCAGTAA
- a CDS encoding serine/threonine protein kinase, which yields MSDTFCPACLSSLSNLSVCPQCGWYPGIGSDALYLPPGTVVNPPYQVARVLGHGGFGITYLGWDANLQIKVAIKEYMPREFASRDPQSGQVLAKAGEAKVQFSAGLSRFLDEARTLAKFQQHPGIVSVLSFFPAFGTGYMVMEYVEGQTLKGYLDQRGRLNWTQTLDIFMQIMDALRAVHKAGLLHRDIAPDNIYLCGDGRVKLLDFGAAQTRLVGNGQTGRAQTVLVKSGFAPEEQYLDDGRQGPWTDVYSLAASMYFCLAGQAPQDALDRLKQDSLKPLSDYGVTIPPQAELVLRDALAVSSLQRPQSIDALQKRFLDLQLKPATAQPPAIKFTDCARTTSKLSVPANSGPSTGQVWRRWPLVGGGVLILFLIVLLWGRGERKQNSNGGDSFPTDAAPGEPIQPDLSLQPDDTKLNLQRITERQAAEALKRQQEAALQRFEERRRQETAASAPSVKTTDSQHSEHLHSICAEWGATMECQELRKNQ from the coding sequence ATGAGTGATACGTTTTGTCCCGCTTGTTTAAGTAGCCTGTCCAATTTATCGGTTTGTCCTCAGTGCGGCTGGTATCCGGGCATAGGCTCAGATGCGCTGTATTTGCCGCCGGGCACAGTCGTGAATCCGCCTTATCAAGTGGCCCGTGTATTGGGGCACGGCGGCTTTGGCATTACCTATCTTGGTTGGGATGCCAACCTGCAAATCAAGGTGGCTATCAAGGAATATATGCCCCGCGAATTTGCCAGCCGCGATCCGCAAAGCGGGCAGGTATTGGCAAAGGCTGGCGAGGCCAAGGTGCAATTTTCCGCCGGCCTGAGTCGCTTTCTGGACGAGGCCCGTACTTTGGCCAAATTTCAACAGCACCCCGGCATCGTCTCGGTTTTATCTTTTTTCCCCGCTTTCGGCACCGGTTACATGGTAATGGAATATGTGGAAGGCCAGACCTTGAAGGGCTATTTAGACCAACGCGGCCGGTTGAATTGGACCCAAACTCTGGATATCTTCATGCAGATCATGGATGCCTTGCGTGCGGTGCATAAGGCAGGATTGTTGCATCGCGATATCGCACCGGACAACATTTACCTGTGTGGCGATGGACGGGTCAAATTATTGGATTTTGGTGCGGCGCAGACCCGGTTGGTCGGGAATGGACAAACGGGTCGCGCACAGACTGTGTTGGTCAAGTCCGGGTTTGCTCCGGAAGAACAATATCTGGACGATGGCCGACAAGGCCCCTGGACGGATGTCTATAGCCTGGCGGCCAGCATGTATTTTTGCTTGGCCGGACAAGCCCCGCAGGATGCCCTGGACAGGCTGAAACAGGATAGCCTCAAGCCTCTGTCGGATTACGGAGTGACGATTCCGCCCCAGGCGGAACTTGTTCTGCGGGATGCCTTGGCGGTTAGTTCGTTGCAAAGGCCGCAAAGTATTGACGCCTTGCAAAAACGCTTTCTCGATTTACAGCTCAAACCCGCAACCGCTCAGCCCCCGGCAATTAAATTTACGGATTGCGCGCGGACGACTTCCAAATTATCTGTTCCCGCTAACAGCGGTCCGTCAACCGGCCAAGTTTGGCGGCGGTGGCCGTTGGTTGGGGGAGGCGTTTTGATTTTGTTTTTGATTGTACTGCTATGGGGAAGGGGGGAGCGCAAACAGAACTCTAATGGAGGCGATTCATTCCCCACTGATGCCGCCCCTGGCGAGCCCATTCAGCCGGATTTAAGCCTTCAGCCTGATGATACCAAACTCAATTTACAACGGATAACAGAGCGCCAAGCGGCGGAAGCGTTAAAACGGCAGCAGGAAGCCGCGCTGCAGCGTTTTGAAGAAAGGCGTCGGCAGGAAACGGCCGCATCGGCGCCCTCGGTCAAGACGACGGATTCTCAACATTCGGAGCATTTACATAGCATCTGCGCGGAATGGGGCGCTACAATGGAATGCCAAGAGTTAAGAAAAAACCAATAA
- a CDS encoding FHA domain-containing protein yields MKLIRCERGHYYDAQQHSRCPSCGVPGLDVSGTQGQTAPNESDAMVTQVRGQAGAVADVGVTVAMVRKKIGIDPVVGWLVCIQGPEKGRDYRVRSERNGIGRGADMAICINGDEAISRENHAYISFNPRKGSFRIAPGDGRGMTYLNGEEVDVPMPLNAYDRIELGQSHLLFVPLCGEKFSWESGEE; encoded by the coding sequence ATGAAACTGATACGCTGCGAACGCGGCCATTATTACGACGCTCAGCAACATAGCCGCTGCCCTTCTTGCGGTGTACCCGGATTGGACGTTTCCGGTACGCAAGGCCAAACCGCACCGAACGAGTCGGATGCCATGGTGACGCAAGTGCGTGGTCAGGCCGGCGCCGTGGCGGATGTCGGCGTGACGGTGGCGATGGTGCGCAAGAAAATCGGTATCGACCCGGTGGTGGGCTGGTTGGTCTGCATCCAAGGGCCGGAAAAAGGCCGCGATTACCGGGTGCGTAGCGAGCGCAACGGCATCGGTCGTGGCGCCGACATGGCCATATGCATTAACGGCGATGAAGCCATATCACGTGAAAATCATGCCTATATCAGTTTTAATCCGCGTAAAGGCAGCTTCAGAATCGCACCGGGCGACGGTCGCGGCATGACCTATTTGAATGGGGAAGAAGTGGATGTGCCCATGCCGTTAAACGCCTACGATCGTATTGAATTGGGTCAGTCGCACCTGTTGTTTGTGCCGCTGTGCGGAGAAAAGTTTAGCTGGGAAAGCGGGGAGGAATAA
- a CDS encoding FHA domain-containing protein, which translates to MRYFAVFLLGLVCGLARAQEVDDLRLIQAHVHLPSLQLWLNLPADTPIEREQFNVSVGQHPAKVYAIEPFLKTKEGVGYIFLVDISKSLKSRQLVQIKRSLHRWLEGMGPYDQAALITFGHEVTHSQEFTTDRFRLDNAIGLLAAMDMETSLYHGLLEAISLGRTQAPGLPSRRAIVVLSDGIDDSLGGVSVEEVFKQSNEYRVPIYSIGFAVPPINDAKREGLKVLGMLSRQSGGYFVQADPEHLDNAYEKQHQLITQAYRLRIDCPDCVADGQLQHIDLTWSNGERTLNDGFDMRLLPQKVAVGHPHTPPPAEQDAGWSVLIFAVAVLAFFVGLALVYRQRLAQPKPSAEQMTVSPPAADTVSKSAAGLAVTLTVVAGVQKGRVYQLNVAERATLGRAGNCDLNLDDDVEISNQHTLLQFNNGKLSARDLNSTNGTLVNGVPIHNDYPLRAGDLLLLGRTELRVEF; encoded by the coding sequence ATGCGGTATTTCGCAGTGTTTTTATTGGGGCTTGTTTGCGGATTGGCGCGGGCCCAGGAAGTGGACGATTTGCGCCTGATTCAGGCCCATGTGCATTTACCGAGCTTGCAGCTTTGGTTAAATCTACCGGCGGATACCCCGATAGAGCGGGAGCAGTTCAATGTCAGCGTGGGGCAGCATCCGGCCAAAGTGTATGCCATTGAACCGTTTCTAAAGACTAAGGAAGGCGTGGGCTATATTTTTTTGGTGGATATTTCCAAATCTTTGAAAAGCCGGCAACTGGTGCAAATTAAACGCTCTTTGCACCGCTGGCTGGAAGGTATGGGGCCTTACGATCAGGCGGCTTTGATTACCTTTGGCCATGAGGTGACCCATAGTCAGGAATTTACCACCGACCGCTTCAGGTTGGACAATGCGATCGGCTTGTTGGCGGCCATGGATATGGAAACCAGTTTGTACCACGGCTTGCTGGAGGCGATTAGTTTAGGGCGTACGCAAGCGCCCGGTCTACCGAGTCGGCGGGCGATAGTGGTATTGAGCGACGGTATCGACGACAGCCTGGGTGGTGTGTCGGTGGAAGAAGTGTTCAAACAGAGCAATGAATATCGGGTGCCGATTTACAGCATCGGTTTCGCCGTCCCGCCTATCAACGATGCCAAACGTGAAGGCCTGAAAGTGCTGGGTATGCTGTCGCGCCAATCGGGCGGATATTTTGTGCAAGCCGACCCGGAACATCTGGATAATGCGTATGAAAAACAACACCAATTAATCACTCAGGCTTACCGCTTGCGCATCGATTGCCCGGACTGCGTGGCTGACGGGCAGTTACAGCACATCGACTTAACCTGGAGCAATGGGGAAAGAACTTTGAACGACGGTTTTGACATGCGCTTACTGCCGCAAAAAGTCGCAGTAGGTCACCCCCATACACCGCCGCCCGCGGAGCAGGATGCAGGTTGGTCCGTATTGATATTCGCGGTAGCCGTATTGGCGTTCTTTGTGGGGCTGGCTCTGGTTTACCGGCAACGTCTGGCGCAACCGAAACCAAGCGCCGAACAGATGACCGTGAGTCCGCCCGCCGCTGACACGGTCTCAAAATCCGCCGCAGGCCTTGCCGTGACGTTGACCGTGGTGGCAGGAGTACAAAAGGGCCGGGTTTATCAATTAAATGTTGCCGAACGCGCCACACTGGGACGGGCCGGTAATTGCGACTTAAATCTGGATGACGATGTCGAAATCTCCAATCAACACACGCTGTTGCAATTTAATAACGGCAAATTGAGTGCCCGCGATTTGAATTCCACCAACGGTACCTTGGTCAACGGCGTGCCTATTCATAACGATTATCCCTTGCGTGCCGGTGATTTATTACTGTTGGGGCGCACCGAACTACGGGTCGAATTTTGA
- a CDS encoding PP2C family protein-serine/threonine phosphatase: MMEVVPGNASHIGQRQQQQDAFAFSDFADAEFVAHGGYLAVVADGIGGLLNGAQAANIAVTEMVSRYLAKSTVHAVDHALDQALDMANQAVLDAGHWYNSFREMGTTLVAAVIHQGHLYWRAVGDSHLYLYRDGRLSQLNADHNFARQLQAQVNEGLISQDQADNHPHRLALEYYLGLPYLPEVERNSNPLLLQANDRVLLCSDGIDGVLSADEVIACLAEMPMRAAQRLVDAALEKQQAGQDNLTAVILGYQVQDVAVSKKSKRKFKNPWLIFSA; this comes from the coding sequence ATGATGGAGGTTGTCCCCGGTAATGCCAGTCACATCGGGCAGCGCCAGCAACAGCAGGATGCTTTTGCTTTTTCGGATTTTGCCGATGCCGAATTTGTTGCACATGGCGGTTATTTGGCGGTGGTCGCCGACGGAATAGGCGGCTTGCTAAATGGGGCGCAAGCCGCCAATATAGCGGTAACGGAAATGGTCAGCCGCTATTTGGCAAAATCAACCGTTCATGCCGTGGATCACGCTTTGGATCAAGCGTTGGATATGGCCAATCAGGCGGTTTTGGACGCCGGGCATTGGTACAACAGTTTCCGCGAAATGGGCACTACGCTGGTTGCGGCCGTCATTCATCAAGGTCATTTGTATTGGCGGGCTGTTGGCGACAGCCATTTGTATTTATACCGGGACGGACGTTTAAGCCAGCTGAACGCCGACCATAATTTTGCCAGGCAGTTACAAGCGCAAGTTAACGAGGGTTTGATTAGTCAAGACCAGGCCGATAATCATCCTCATCGTCTGGCATTGGAGTATTACCTCGGCTTACCTTATTTACCGGAAGTAGAGCGGAATTCAAATCCTTTGCTGTTACAAGCCAACGACAGGGTGTTGCTCTGTTCCGACGGTATTGACGGGGTGTTGTCGGCAGATGAAGTTATTGCTTGTTTAGCGGAAATGCCTATGCGGGCCGCACAGCGCTTAGTGGATGCAGCTTTGGAAAAACAGCAGGCGGGCCAGGATAACCTGACAGCGGTTATATTGGGATATCAAGTGCAAGACGTAGCGGTTAGTAAAAAGTCAAAGCGTAAGTTTAAAAATCCCTGGTTGATTTTCAGCGCTTAG
- a CDS encoding sensor domain-containing diguanylate cyclase: protein MKGRFGKQYRNGFDGSIKKLTLIFLGATAVWFLVIELLLIRLISDPVRWYWLNIAKDIGFIVLGAGLFFALLRHYVNEQSKCISELAQSEESLHRILAGSQLGFWDGNLLTGEVKRNAIWAEMLGYSLDDIAFNTQQWSDFVHPDDREAAWESIHAVLEGRTEEHQMIYRMRTREGGYKWILDRARVTRRDAHGNPIRMSGTHSDVTKLKVAEEALKNSEERFRRIFETTGVGMSQEGLDGRFLLVNDTFCHVTGYSREELLNQKKNFQSLTHPDDLPIQLQLLERFCQGEINRYDIEKRYIRKDGSVAWVKLSIALLKDSDDNPMSLIVATQDITRLKGLQQELELRAHIDYLTEIPNRRYFMELAEHELARAQRYGNDVAILMLDIDYFKQVNDQYGHKAGDKVLHKIANIMQGMLREVDILGRLGGEEFAIVLPQTNRAMAMEVAERLRSRVADTVLMLDDGISLSITLSIGVAMMTPQLVDLDSVIGQADKGLYQAKAGGRNNVVFSA, encoded by the coding sequence GTGAAAGGCCGGTTTGGCAAGCAATATCGGAATGGATTCGACGGTTCGATCAAAAAGCTTACGCTGATTTTTCTGGGTGCTACGGCCGTTTGGTTTTTGGTAATAGAGCTTTTACTGATCCGGCTGATATCCGACCCGGTCCGCTGGTACTGGTTAAATATTGCCAAGGATATCGGCTTTATCGTGCTGGGTGCCGGATTGTTTTTTGCATTGCTTCGGCACTACGTAAACGAACAAAGCAAATGTATTTCTGAATTGGCGCAAAGCGAGGAGAGTCTGCACCGTATTTTGGCCGGTAGTCAGTTGGGTTTCTGGGACGGGAATCTGTTAACGGGCGAAGTCAAGCGAAACGCGATTTGGGCGGAAATGTTGGGATATAGCTTGGACGATATAGCGTTCAACACTCAGCAGTGGAGCGATTTTGTGCATCCGGACGACAGAGAGGCGGCTTGGGAATCGATTCACGCCGTTCTGGAGGGGCGGACGGAAGAACATCAGATGATTTACCGGATGCGGACTCGGGAGGGCGGATATAAATGGATACTGGATCGTGCCCGAGTCACTCGGCGGGATGCGCATGGCAACCCCATACGCATGAGCGGTACTCATAGTGATGTCACCAAACTGAAAGTGGCGGAAGAAGCCTTAAAAAACAGTGAAGAACGCTTCCGGCGCATTTTTGAAACCACGGGTGTGGGGATGTCGCAAGAGGGATTGGATGGGCGGTTTTTGCTGGTTAACGATACGTTTTGCCATGTAACCGGTTACAGTAGGGAAGAGCTGCTGAACCAGAAAAAAAACTTTCAATCGCTCACGCATCCCGACGACCTGCCGATTCAACTGCAATTGCTTGAGAGGTTTTGCCAAGGCGAAATCAATCGCTACGATATTGAAAAACGCTATATCCGTAAAGATGGCTCTGTCGCCTGGGTGAAATTATCCATTGCCTTGCTGAAAGACTCGGACGATAACCCCATGAGCTTAATCGTAGCCACCCAGGACATTACCCGCTTGAAGGGGCTGCAACAGGAATTGGAATTACGGGCGCATATCGATTATTTAACCGAAATCCCCAACCGCCGTTACTTCATGGAGTTGGCCGAGCATGAATTGGCCAGAGCACAACGGTATGGCAACGACGTCGCTATCTTAATGTTGGATATCGACTATTTTAAACAGGTCAACGACCAGTACGGGCACAAGGCGGGCGATAAAGTCTTGCATAAAATCGCTAACATCATGCAGGGTATGCTGCGTGAAGTGGATATTTTGGGGCGTCTTGGCGGTGAGGAATTCGCCATCGTATTGCCGCAAACCAATCGGGCTATGGCCATGGAAGTTGCCGAACGGTTACGAAGTCGCGTTGCGGACACGGTCTTGATGCTGGATGACGGTATTTCCTTAAGCATAACGCTGTCTATAGGCGTGGCCATGATGACACCGCAGCTTGTCGACCTGGATTCGGTGATAGGTCAGGCGGATAAAGGCTTATATCAAGCAAAAGCCGGGGGGCGCAATAACGTGGTGTTCAGCGCTTGA
- a CDS encoding P-II family nitrogen regulator, protein MKEIRAYIQPHKLNQITLALMEITGFPGMSVSECEGFGREHTDHIQDYKPFLARTRLEIFAPDELVETIFQTIMRVAHSGHHGDGKVYIIDSLEGGRISSGERGDNLG, encoded by the coding sequence ATGAAAGAAATACGCGCCTATATTCAACCGCATAAACTCAATCAAATCACCCTGGCTTTAATGGAAATTACGGGGTTTCCGGGTATGAGCGTCAGCGAATGCGAAGGGTTCGGACGTGAGCACACCGACCATATTCAGGACTATAAACCCTTCTTGGCACGCACCCGACTGGAAATTTTTGCCCCCGACGAACTGGTTGAAACCATATTCCAGACCATCATGCGGGTCGCCCACAGCGGCCATCACGGCGACGGCAAAGTGTATATCATCGACAGTTTGGAAGGCGGGCGGATCAGCAGCGGCGAGAGGGGCGACAATTTGGGATAG